The genomic stretch CATCGCCCGCACCTTTCCGCAAGGGGTGCAGGGGCCGTTCTTCAACGATCGCTTCGGTGACGTGTTCGGCAACATCTATGCCTTTACCGGCGACGGCATTACCCAGCGCCAGCTGCGCGACTATGTCGAGGATGCCCGCTCCAAGGTGCTGACCCTCAAGGAGACTGGCAGCGTCGAGCTGATCGGCGCCCAGGATGAGGTGGTGAATCTCGAGTTTTCCACCCGCCGGCTGGCGGCGCTCGGGATCAGTGCGCAGCAGGTCATCGCCACCCTGCAGGATCAGAATGCCGTCACGAGCTCCGGCGTCATCCAGGCAGGCCCGGAACGGGTCGCGGTGCGGGTGGGCGGCCAGTTCACCTCCGAGGAGAGCATCCGCCAGATCAACCTGCGGGTGGGTGAACGCTTCTTCCGCCTGGTCGACGTCGCCACCGTCAGCCTCGGCTATGTCGATCCGCCCAGTGCGCTGTTCCGCTATAACGGCACGCCGGCCATCGGGCTGGCGATCGGCATGCGGGCAGGCGGGAACCTGCTGGAGTTCGGCGAGGCGCTGGACGAGGAGCTGCACAAGATCACCGCCGAACTGCCGGTCGGCGTCGACGTGCACCTCGTCTCCGACCAGCCCAAGGTGGTCGAGGAGGCGGTCGACGGCTTCACCCGCGCGCTGTTCGAAGCCGTCGCCATCGTGCTGGTGGTGAGCTTCCTCAGCCTCGGCCTCCGCGCCGGGCTGGTGGTGGCTTTTTCGATCCCGCTGGTGCTCGCCATCACTTTCCTCGCCATGGCCTATTTCGGCATCTCGCTGCAGCGTGTGTCGTTGGGCGCGCTGATCATCGCGCTCGGCCTGCTCGTCGATGATGCGATGATCGCGGTCGAAATGATGGTGTCGCGGCTCGAGGCCGGCGACACGCTGCGCAAGGCAGCTACCGCCGTCTACACTTCGACCGCCTTCCCGATGTTGACCGGCACGCTGGTCACCGTCGCCGGCTTCATCCCCATCGGGCTCAACCCCAGCCAGGCCGGCGAATTCACCTTCACCCTGTTCGTCGTGCTGGCGGTGGCGCTGCTGGTCTCCTGGGTGGTCGCCGTGCTGTTCACGCCGTTGATCGGCGTCACCGTGCTGCCCAAGCAGATGAAGCACAAGGCGCACGGCCGCAGCCGGCTGATGGTCGCCTTCACCGGCCTCATCGAATGGGGCATGCGGCTGCGCTGGGTGACCATCGGCGTGACCCTTGCCATCTTCGCCCTGGCGCTGGGCGGGCTGACGCTGGTGCAGCAGCAGTTCTTCCCCTCCTCGGACCGCCCCGAGCTGATCGTCGAATGGGACCTGCCGCACAACAGCTCGATCGCCGAGACCTCGGCGCAGATCGCCCGCTTCGAGGCCGAGGCGCTGGCCGGCAACGACAAGATCGATCACTGGTCGAGCTATGTCGGGGAAGGCGCGCCGCGCTTCGTGCTGGCGCTGGACATCCCCGCTGCCATGCCCTCGATCGGCCAGACGGTGATCGTCACCAAGGGGCTGGCCGAGCGCGACGCGGTGAAGGCGGAGCTCGAAGCCTACCTGGCGCGGACCTTCCTCGGCACCGACACCAACATCAAGACCCTGTCGCTCGGGCCACCGGTCGGCCGGCCGATCCAGTATCGCCTCAGCGGCCCCGATATCGAGACGCTGCGCACCCAGGCGCAGGCGCTCGCCAAGGTGATGGCGGAGAACCCCGAGGTCGGGCCGGTGCGCTACGACTGGATGGAGACGGCCCGGGTGATCGAGGTCGACGTGCTGGAGGACAAGGCGCGCCAGCTCGGCATCACCAACAGCGACATCGCCTCCGCGCTCAACGGCGTCACCTCCGGCCAGCCGATCACCCAGATCCGCGACAGCATCTACCTGGTCAACCTGGTCGGGCGCCCCGAGGACGCCGAGCGCGGTTCTATCGAAACGGTGCGCAACCTGCAGCTCGCGACCGGCGACGGCCGTTCGATCCCGCTCGCGACGGTCGCCACCTTCCGTTATGCCCAGGAGCAGCCGGTGGTGATCCGCCGCGACCGGGTGCCGACCATCACCGTCAGCGCCGCGGTCGAAGGGGCACGCCAGCCGGCGACCGTGGCGCAGCACCTCAAGCCCGCCGTCGATGCCTTCGCCGCCGGCCTGCCGGCCGGCTATCACCTCGCGGTGGGCGGCACGGTCGAGAACAGCGCCCAGTCGGTGGCGCCGATCGTTGCGGTGGTGCCGCTGATGCTGTTCGTCATGGCGACCGTGCTGATGCTGCAGCTGCAGAGCTTTTCGCGCATGTTCCTCGTCGCCGCGGTGGCGCCGCTGGCGCTGATCGGCGTGGTCGCGGCTTTGCTGCCGTTCGGCAAGCCGATGGGCTTCGTCGCCATTCTCGGCGTTCTGGCGCTGGTGGGCATCCTGATCCGCAACTCGGTGATTCTGATCGTCCAGATCGAGCACCTGCGACAGGAGGGCGGTTCGGCGTGGCGCGCCATCATCGACGCCACCGAACATCGGGTGCGCCCCATCATGCTGACCGCGCTGGCCGCCAGCCTCGGGCTCATCCCCATCGCCACCGAAGTGTTCTGGGAGCCGATGGCCTACGCCATGATCGGCGGCATCCTGGTGGGGACGTTGCTCACCTTGATTTTCCTACCCGCGCTTTACGCGGCGTGGTTCCGCATTCATCCGGATCCCGAGCCGGAGCCTCAGCCGACGCCGGTAGAGGCGGTGACCGAATAGAGGGCTGGTGGTTGCCGACCCCCACCCTTGATCCCTCCCCGCAAGGGGGAGGGAGACGATGGAACCGCGATGCTGGCGTAAGGGTCTCCCTCCCCCTTGCGGGGAGGGATCAAGGGTGGGGGTCGGCAACCACTGCAGCTTCGGTTCAAGACGTCAGGTCGACATTCCCAGCGCCACCAGCTCAGCCCGATGCCGCTGCATCGCCAGGTGGCTCCGATAATCCCGCTCGAGCCGGGCGCGCGCCGCGGGGTTCGCCGTACGCCGGGTGCTGGGCTGGGCCATCGCCAGGCAGGCTGACGACAGCTCGGCATGCAGGCCCGCTGCCGTCGCCGCCACCATGGCGACCCCGAGCAAGGTCGGATCGGGCGCAGCAGGCTCGATCACCGTGCACGGCAGGGCATCGGCATAGAGCTCCATCAGCAGCGGGTTGTGGCTGTGCCCGCCCGCGATGTGCAGCGTCTCGATGCCGTAGCCGCGGGCATCGAGGGTCTCGAGGATGTGCCGCACCTGCACGGCGATCGCCACCGCCGTGCGCCAGTAGAGCCGGCATAGGCTGTCGAAATCGCTGTCGAGCGACAGGCCGGAAATCACCCCGAGGGCGCGCGGCTCGGCGAGCGGTGAGCGATTGCCGTGAAAGTCCGGCAGCACATGAAGCTGCGGGGCGAGATCGTCGCCTTCGTTCGCGCGCAACTGGAGCACCCGCTCGATCACCCGGCGGTGCAGTTCGGCGGTGGGATCGCCCCCCGCTGCATGGTTGCGCAGCACGTGATCGAGCAGGGCGCCGGTCGCCGATTGCCCGGCTTCGTTGAGCCAGGTGCCGTCGAGCACGGCGTTGCGATAGGGTCCCCAGACGCCGTTTGTCGGCATCGGCCGATCGGACAGCGCCATCACGCAGCTCGAGGTTCCGGCAACCAGCGCAGGATGCCGGCGCAGCTCGGCGGGGACGTTGGTGAACGCGGCGAGCGCTCCCAGCGCACCGGCATGCGCGTCGATCAGCCCGACCCCGACCACGCAGCGCGTCGCGAGGCCAAGGCTGGTCGCGGCCGCTTCGCTCAGCGGTCCCAGCGCCCGGCCGATCGGGCTTGCGACCGCGGGCAGGCCGGCTCGCTCGAACAGGTCGTCGAGCCCCATGGCGGCGAGAAAATCCCGCTGCCAGCTGGGGCTCTCGTGACCGAGATAAGTCCATTTGCAGGTGAGCGTGCATTCCGAGCGCGCGTTGGATCCGCATGCCTTCCAGGTCAGGAAATCGGCGAGGTCGAACATCCGGCCGGCTCGGGCCCAGGTCTCGGGCACGTGGTGCTTCAGCCACATCAGCTTGGGCACTTCCATTTCCGGCGACATGGTGCCGCCGATGAAAT from Devosia sp. A16 encodes the following:
- a CDS encoding efflux RND transporter permease subunit, with translation MKPFNLSDWALEHRSLIWYFMLVALVAGVFSYLHLGREEDPAFTIRTMVIAAQWPGAKAEDVAVQVTERIERELQDLESLDYTRSVTTAGKTTVFVSLRNETPAATVRSVWLQVRAMIGDIARTFPQGVQGPFFNDRFGDVFGNIYAFTGDGITQRQLRDYVEDARSKVLTLKETGSVELIGAQDEVVNLEFSTRRLAALGISAQQVIATLQDQNAVTSSGVIQAGPERVAVRVGGQFTSEESIRQINLRVGERFFRLVDVATVSLGYVDPPSALFRYNGTPAIGLAIGMRAGGNLLEFGEALDEELHKITAELPVGVDVHLVSDQPKVVEEAVDGFTRALFEAVAIVLVVSFLSLGLRAGLVVAFSIPLVLAITFLAMAYFGISLQRVSLGALIIALGLLVDDAMIAVEMMVSRLEAGDTLRKAATAVYTSTAFPMLTGTLVTVAGFIPIGLNPSQAGEFTFTLFVVLAVALLVSWVVAVLFTPLIGVTVLPKQMKHKAHGRSRLMVAFTGLIEWGMRLRWVTIGVTLAIFALALGGLTLVQQQFFPSSDRPELIVEWDLPHNSSIAETSAQIARFEAEALAGNDKIDHWSSYVGEGAPRFVLALDIPAAMPSIGQTVIVTKGLAERDAVKAELEAYLARTFLGTDTNIKTLSLGPPVGRPIQYRLSGPDIETLRTQAQALAKVMAENPEVGPVRYDWMETARVIEVDVLEDKARQLGITNSDIASALNGVTSGQPITQIRDSIYLVNLVGRPEDAERGSIETVRNLQLATGDGRSIPLATVATFRYAQEQPVVIRRDRVPTITVSAAVEGARQPATVAQHLKPAVDAFAAGLPAGYHLAVGGTVENSAQSVAPIVAVVPLMLFVMATVLMLQLQSFSRMFLVAAVAPLALIGVVAALLPFGKPMGFVAILGVLALVGILIRNSVILIVQIEHLRQEGGSAWRAIIDATEHRVRPIMLTALAASLGLIPIATEVFWEPMAYAMIGGILVGTLLTLIFLPALYAAWFRIHPDPEPEPQPTPVEAVTE
- a CDS encoding FGGY-family carbohydrate kinase, coding for MLVAVDVGTASARAGLVTPSGRLVSRAEQALELNRVGSDIAEYDSEQIWDAVAQAVRAAMRLAGVAADEAVGISFDATCSLVVRDGEGAQLPVSPDGAGRWDTIAWFDHRAQAEAEQCTASGHRVLDFIGGTMSPEMEVPKLMWLKHHVPETWARAGRMFDLADFLTWKACGSNARSECTLTCKWTYLGHESPSWQRDFLAAMGLDDLFERAGLPAVASPIGRALGPLSEAAATSLGLATRCVVGVGLIDAHAGALGALAAFTNVPAELRRHPALVAGTSSCVMALSDRPMPTNGVWGPYRNAVLDGTWLNEAGQSATGALLDHVLRNHAAGGDPTAELHRRVIERVLQLRANEGDDLAPQLHVLPDFHGNRSPLAEPRALGVISGLSLDSDFDSLCRLYWRTAVAIAVQVRHILETLDARGYGIETLHIAGGHSHNPLLMELYADALPCTVIEPAAPDPTLLGVAMVAATAAGLHAELSSACLAMAQPSTRRTANPAARARLERDYRSHLAMQRHRAELVALGMST